Genomic DNA from Acidobacteriota bacterium:
GAACACGCCGTCGGGCGCCTCTGCTGGATCTGCCTCCTCTGCGCCGTCCTGGCGACCCTTTCGATCCTCTTCCAGAGCTGGATCCAGCCGGAGTTCGTCGACGTCTTCCGCCACCCCGCGGTCTCCGCCGTCTGGGCCGTCGTCCTCCTGTCCAGCGCCGCCCTCGGGATGATCCGGCGCTTCGGCCTCCTCCCGCCCGCGAAGCTCCTGACCCTCGGGCTCGGTTTCGAGGTCCTCGTCGCCTTCGCCATCGCCTTTTCCGAGACCTCCCTCCCGCTCGACCTGGACGCGCCGGTGCTCGGGGTCTCCAAGGTGGCGCTCTGGATCGCCGCGGTGGGGTTCCTGATCCCGAACCGCCCCGGGGTCAAGCTGACGACGGCCCTCGTCTCCGCCTCGATGTGGCCCCTCGCCTATTTCATGAACCTGCAGCTGTACGGGTTCGACCCGCTCCCCCCCAACCGGCTGCTCGCCTGGGTCCACGTCCCCTACCTGATGGCGCTGGTGACCTACGCCCTGGCGCGCCGGATGGTCGTGATGGAGAGCGCGGCGGAGCGGGCGCGCGAACTCGGCTCCTACAACCTCGTCTCCCTGATCGGCTCCGGCGGCATGGGGGAGGTGTGGCGCGCCGAGCACCGGATGCTGGCGCGCGACGCCGCCATCAAGCTGATCCGCAAGGACCTGGTGGCCGGCCGGGGCGGGCCCTGGCCCGACGTCACCCGCCGGCGCTTCAAGCGCGAGGCCCAGGCGATCGCGTCGCTCGGCTCCCCCCACACCGTGTACCTCTTCGATTTCGGCGTGGCCGAGGACGGCTCCTTTTACTATGTCATGGAACTGCTCGACGGCATCAGCCTGCAGCTGATGGTGGAACGGTTCGGCCCGCAGCCCGCCGCCCGCGTGGTGCACCTCCTCGGGCAGGTGTGCGAATCGCTCGAGGAGGCGCACCGGCGCGGCCTGGTCCACAGGGACATCAAGCCGAGCAACATCTTCGCCTGCAGCGTCGGCATCGAATACGACTTCGCCAAGGTGCTCGACTTCGGCCTGGTGAAGAACGTGTCGCACCGGGACACGCTCCACCTGACGACGGAAGGGACCTCGGCGGGGACCCCCACCTACATGGCGCCCGAAATCGCCCTGGGGGAGGAGGCGCTCGACGGGCGGGCCGACCTCTACGGGCTGGGGTGCGTGGCCTACTTCCTGCTGACGGGGAGTCCCGTCTTCGAGGAGAAGACGCCCACCGCGACCGCCCTCGCCCACGTGCAGAAGACCCCGCTCCCCCCTTCCCGGCGCAGCGAACTCCCGGTCCCCGAGGCCCTCGACCGCATCATCCTCCGGTGCCTGGAAAAAAAGCCGGAGGACCGCCCCCGCTCCGCCCTGGAGCTGCGGCGCGCGCTCGGGGAGTGCGGCGCCGGGACCTGGACCCAGGAGCGGGCGGCCGAATGGTGGGACACCTACCTGCCGGCGTCCTCCGCCCACCGGGCGGCGCGCCGGGCGCGGCCGGCCCCGCCCGATTCCCAAACCTAGCCGGGGGACGCCACCGTGCCGGAAAGAAGGATGACCCTCATCGCCATGGCGGGTGCGGCCCTGATGGTGGCGCACCAGGTGGCCGGAAAGGCGGTGCGCGACTCCTTCTTCCTCTCGCACCACCCCGCGTCCGACCTGCCCCGGGTGGTGATCGCGGCGGCCGCGGTCTCGATCCTCCTCGTCCTCGTCTCCGCGCGCCTGATGGGGCGCTTCGGCCCGGCCCGGACGGTCCCGGCGGGGTTCCTGCTGAGCGCCCTGCTCCACGCCCTCGAGTACGCGTACATGGACGGCTCCCCGGGGCGCTGGTCGGTTATCATCTACTTTCACATCGTCGCCCTGGGGGCGATCCTCCTCTCCGGCTTCTGGTCCCTGATGGCCGAGTCGTTCGACCCGCCGAGCGCCCGGCGCCTGTTCGGGCGCATCACCGGCTTCGGCACCCTGGGAGGCATCTCGGGGGGGCTCCTGGCCGAGCGCCTGGCGACCCTCTCGGCCCCCGCGGACGTCCTGCTCCTGCTGGCGGCGCTGCACCTCGCGGCGGCCGCGGTCCTCGCGGGGGCCCCCCGGGGCGCCCCCGCGCGCCCGGCGGAGGGCCGGACCGCCCCCCTCCGCCCGGTGGCCCTCTTCCGCCGCGCCCCCTACCTGGCCCTCATCGCCATGACGGTGCTGGCCGGCACGTCATCGGCCGCCATCCTGGACTACCTTTTCAAGGCGGGGGCGAGCGCCGCCTTCGGCGGGGGCGCCGGGCTGCTGCGCTTTTTCGCGCTCTTTTACATCTCCACCCAGGTCCTCACCTTCGGCGCGCAGACCTTCCTGGCCCGCCGGGCGCTCGCGCGCCTGGGGATCGGGCGCACGATGTCGGCCCTCCCCTTCGGGGTGGGGGCGGGCGCCCTGGCCGCCCTGATGCTCCCGGTCTTTCCCGTCTTCGCGCTGGCCCGCTCCCTGGAGTTCGTCCTGCGCGGATCGCTCTACCGTTCCGCCTACGAACTGCTCTACACCCCGGTGCCGCCCGAGGAGAAGCGGGCGGCGAAGACCCTCGTCGACGTGGCCTTCGACCGCGCCGGCGACGCCCTGGGGGGCGGACTGGTGCAGCTGGTGCTCTGGATCGGGGCCGCCTACATGACCTCGGAGCTGCTGGGCATCACCCTGGCGCTGGCCGCGGCCGGCATCTGGATCTCGCTCGGCCTGGACGGCGCCTACACCCGCCTGATCCAGAGGCGGCTCCTCGACCACGCGGTGCAGCTCGACCTCGACGAGATCCCCGACTCGACCACCCGCAGCGTTTTCGTCAGCGTCCCCCGGCCGGGGCCGGCGCCGGCGACGCCCGCCCCCCCCCGCCGGCCGGCGCCCCCACGGCCGCCGGCGGAGATCGACGACACCGTCAGGACCCTGGCCGAACTCCGCTCCGGGGACCGTGACCGGGTCCTCGCCGCCATCGCCGGCCTCGGGCGCGTCACCGCGCTCGAGGCCGCGCAGCTGGTGCGCCTGCTGGCCTGGGACGAGGTGAGCGAGGCGGCGCGCGCGGCCCTCGGCCGGGACCCCGGGCCGATAACCGGGCTGCTCGTGGACCAGCTGACCCACCCCGCCGTCCCCTTCGGCATCCGGCGCCGCATCCCCCCCGTCCTGATCGGCGGCGAGGCGCGCCTGGCCGTCCCGGGCCTCCTCGCCGGGCTCGAGGACGAACGCTTCGAGGTGCGCTTCCGCTGCGCGCGCGCCCTGGACGCGGTGCGGATGCGCCACCCGGAGGTCCCGGTACCGCCCGAGACCGTCTTCGCCGCCGTCGAGCGGGAACTGGCCGTGGCCGAGCCGGTCTGGAACTCGCGCCGTCTGCTCGACCAGCGCGCCGAGACCGACCAGGAGGCCTTCCTCGACGAAGTCCTCCAGAGGCGCGCCGACCGGAGCCTGGAACACGTCTTTTCCCTCTTCGCCGCGGTGTTGCCGCGCGAACCGGTCAAGATCGCCTTCCGGGCGCTGCACACGGAGAACCCCGCGCTCCGCGGCCTGGCGGCCGAGTACCTGGACAGCGTCCTTCCCGCCGGAATCCGCCGGCGGCTCTGGGACCTGGTGCAGCCGGGGAAAGAGCCGAAAGGGGAGGGGGCCGCGCCCGGAGGGGAGGCGCTCGACCGGCTGCTCGAGTCGCACCAGTCGCTCCTGCTCGAGATCGACCGGGCCCGCCCGCCGGAGAAGGAGGAATAGCGCCCGCGGGCTACCAGGTGCGCTCCACCCCGACGACGTCCAGCCTCTCCCCCTCTTTTCTCAGGTAGACCGAGACCTCCTGGCCCGGCCGCCCGGCGGCCCCGAGGACGGCGCGCAGGTAGCCGTCCCCCGGCACCGGGGGGACGTCCGGGCCCGCGGCGCCCGGGAGCGGCGTGCCCCGCTCCGCGGCGTTGTCGAACCTCTCCCAGCGGACGCTCACCTCGAGGGGCGGGCCGAGGCCCGCGGAGGCCGCCACGTCCTCCCACCGGAGCCGGCCGCCGCTCACACCGAACCGGTCGAGCGGCAGCACCCTGGCGAAGGCCGCCACGCCGATCTTGTCCCTCCGCTCCATGAGGCAGCGGGCGATCCACTCCGCCGCCCGGGGGTCGCTGTAGCGCGCCGTCTCCACGATGGCCGCGATATCGTCGTCGCGGAGGCGGACGATCTGCTTCGCCATCCAGAATTCGTCGTCGGGGAGCCGGTTCAGGAACGCGGGGTTGGGGTACTCGGGCACCCAGCGGTCGGGGTCGAACAGGGCGCTTTCGAACCGCCCGACGGCCTCGAGGGGGGGGTAGCGCGCGCGCGCCCAGGGGGGGACCGCCAGCCCCAGGGTCAGGAGCTGCGTGGCGGCCGAGCGCCAGCCGAACAGGTATTCGCCGCCCGAGCGCGGGCTGTTGACCTTGTCGCTCCCGCTCCCCAGGGTCGACCCGAAATCGAGCTGGTAGTGCCGGATGTATTTCCCCCGGGGGCCGTCGACCAGCACGTCGACCGTGTTGATGGAGCGGCTGTCGTCGTGGTTGACCAGGGCGCAGGCCAGGTGCATGGCGCGCAGGTCGCGCCGGTGCTCGTGCGGCACGGTGTCGTTCGGATCGTCGGAGCGGGTGCCGTAGTAGCGGTAGGGGCCGAGGGTCTTCCCCGGCAGGGCCAGGCTGGCGGTCGCGCGGTAGCGGCCGTCGGCGCATCGGTGGACGCGCATGAGGATTTCCGAGAGGTCGCGCGGCGTCATCGGGTGCTTGCGCCCGAGCCGGTCCTCGATGCGGACCTCCTCCCCGAGTTCCAGGATATCCGGTCGGAAATAAACCAC
This window encodes:
- a CDS encoding serine/threonine protein kinase, giving the protein MKGKEPTTEPVVRTDTPWAVRSDTLLGRTLPPRVMEHAVGRLCWICLLCAVLATLSILFQSWIQPEFVDVFRHPAVSAVWAVVLLSSAALGMIRRFGLLPPAKLLTLGLGFEVLVAFAIAFSETSLPLDLDAPVLGVSKVALWIAAVGFLIPNRPGVKLTTALVSASMWPLAYFMNLQLYGFDPLPPNRLLAWVHVPYLMALVTYALARRMVVMESAAERARELGSYNLVSLIGSGGMGEVWRAEHRMLARDAAIKLIRKDLVAGRGGPWPDVTRRRFKREAQAIASLGSPHTVYLFDFGVAEDGSFYYVMELLDGISLQLMVERFGPQPAARVVHLLGQVCESLEEAHRRGLVHRDIKPSNIFACSVGIEYDFAKVLDFGLVKNVSHRDTLHLTTEGTSAGTPTYMAPEIALGEEALDGRADLYGLGCVAYFLLTGSPVFEEKTPTATALAHVQKTPLPPSRRSELPVPEALDRIILRCLEKKPEDRPRSALELRRALGECGAGTWTQERAAEWWDTYLPASSAHRAARRARPAPPDSQT